The Novosphingobium kaempferiae genome includes a window with the following:
- a CDS encoding Lrp/AsnC family transcriptional regulator: protein MPRDLDSFDLRILECWQERGDIGPVEMSELVHLSASQCSRRMQSLRAAGHVSRISAVLEPEKLGIGVSAYVLVTLRSHEPDWLETFNRRIDALDEVLECQSLTGEADIILKVATRDLASFNTLLVRELLAAPEVATARSSIILENLKSTTALPTRFAREKPTRS, encoded by the coding sequence ATGCCGCGTGACCTCGACAGCTTCGACCTCCGGATTCTCGAATGCTGGCAGGAGCGTGGCGATATCGGGCCGGTGGAGATGAGCGAACTCGTCCACCTCTCCGCCTCGCAATGCTCGCGCCGGATGCAGAGCCTGCGCGCGGCGGGGCACGTCTCGCGCATTTCCGCGGTGCTGGAGCCGGAGAAGCTGGGCATCGGCGTCAGCGCCTACGTGCTGGTCACGCTGCGCTCGCACGAACCGGATTGGCTGGAGACGTTCAACCGCCGGATCGACGCGCTCGACGAAGTGCTCGAATGCCAGTCGCTGACCGGGGAGGCCGACATCATCCTCAAGGTCGCCACGCGCGATCTCGCCAGCTTCAACACCCTGCTCGTGCGCGAACTGCTCGCCGCACCCGAAGTGGCGACCGCGCGGTCGAGCATCATCCTCGAAAACCTCAAGAGCACCACCGCCCTGCCGACACGCTTTGCGCGTGAAAAGCCAACCCGTTCATGA
- a CDS encoding Lrp/AsnC family transcriptional regulator produces MAEALDRLDLKILDRLQIDASESSSEIAERVGLSQSPCWRRIQRLKEEGYIKAQVAVLDREKFGESMYIFAQLKMGRLSDEARESFIRAIEDIPEITEAYTLFGEMDVMLKVLAPSMAWYQNFTFRRLLRLPGVEDIRSTATLSEMKCTHRLPLPSGA; encoded by the coding sequence ATGGCGGAAGCACTCGACCGGCTCGACCTCAAGATCCTCGACCGGCTGCAGATCGACGCCTCTGAATCGTCGAGCGAGATCGCCGAGCGCGTCGGCCTCTCGCAGTCCCCCTGCTGGCGGCGCATCCAGCGGCTGAAGGAGGAAGGCTACATCAAGGCGCAGGTCGCCGTGCTGGACCGCGAGAAGTTCGGCGAAAGCATGTACATCTTCGCGCAACTCAAGATGGGCCGCCTCAGCGACGAGGCGCGCGAGAGCTTCATCCGCGCGATCGAGGACATCCCCGAGATCACCGAGGCCTATACCCTGTTCGGCGAGATGGACGTGATGCTCAAGGTGCTCGCCCCCAGCATGGCCTGGTACCAGAACTTCACCTTCCGCCGCCTGCTGCGCCTGCCCGGCGTGGAGGACATCCGCTCCACCGCGACGCTGTCGGAGATGAAATGCACCCACCGGCTGCCGCTGCCTTCGGGGGCGTGA
- a CDS encoding amidohydrolase family protein, whose translation MNRHPMLRHPVRAALFASTLLAAMPAHAEHLRYSVVSNGEKVGFIDADVQGSRVAIEYDVKNNGRGPTMRESIELGRDGLPLRWELDGKATFGGEVHERFARDGATVRWTDSMGEKQAAASGPALYVGQNASPWALGLYARALLKDADGRMPAFPGGELAIEKLGPATIGKGKYQAYSISGIDLSPEMILLDAKGELFATLDSGGATVREGHEAEVPALNELGTSLTAARYAALQKRFARTIDAPVRIRNVRVFDPASGKLGDPVSVIFAHGRITGIQPLDEPATPGEALVDGKGGTLLAGLHDMHSHIGLESAMLYIAAGVTSVRDMGNHNDFLPGLIDRIGKGEVAGPRITANGFLEGRSPYSARHGIVVDSEAAALDAVRWYAARGYWQIKIYNSMNPAWVPAIAQEAKRLGMGLTGHVPAFTNADAMIAAGYDEITHINQLMLGWVLDIKEDTRTPLRLTAMRRTAGLDLDTPRVKATLDTMVAKHIALDPTAVTLELLMLSRDGKPAPAVASYIDHLPIGLQRRRRQGIAPLTEPGDDAAYQGAFDAVKRVVKRLHDRGVTLLPGTDDGTGLSVHRELEIYGEAGIPAADVLRIGTIGPERYMGNDQELGSIERGKRADFLLLPGNPLADLTELHRIAMVVKDGTIYFPSEIYPAFGVKPFAEAPAITLPTTKPAPATTSGGDSHDAADEFL comes from the coding sequence TTGAACCGCCATCCGATGTTGCGTCACCCCGTCCGCGCCGCGCTGTTCGCCTCGACCCTGCTGGCCGCCATGCCCGCCCATGCGGAGCATCTGCGCTACAGCGTCGTCTCCAACGGCGAGAAGGTGGGCTTCATCGACGCCGACGTGCAGGGCAGCCGCGTCGCCATCGAGTACGACGTCAAGAACAACGGTCGCGGCCCGACCATGCGCGAGAGCATCGAGCTTGGCCGCGACGGGCTGCCGCTGCGTTGGGAACTGGACGGCAAGGCGACCTTCGGCGGCGAAGTCCACGAACGTTTCGCCCGCGACGGCGCCACCGTGCGCTGGACCGATTCCATGGGTGAGAAGCAGGCGGCGGCGAGCGGCCCGGCGCTCTACGTCGGCCAGAACGCGAGCCCGTGGGCGCTGGGGCTCTACGCCCGCGCTCTGCTCAAGGACGCGGACGGGCGGATGCCCGCATTCCCCGGCGGCGAACTCGCCATCGAGAAGCTGGGTCCGGCGACGATCGGCAAGGGCAAGTACCAGGCCTATTCCATCAGCGGCATCGACCTTTCGCCCGAGATGATCCTGCTCGACGCGAAGGGCGAACTCTTCGCCACGCTCGACAGCGGCGGCGCGACGGTGCGCGAAGGGCACGAGGCGGAAGTGCCCGCGCTCAACGAACTGGGCACCAGCCTCACCGCCGCGCGCTATGCGGCCCTGCAGAAGCGCTTCGCCCGCACCATCGACGCGCCGGTGCGCATCCGCAACGTGCGGGTGTTCGATCCCGCCAGCGGCAAACTGGGCGATCCGGTCTCGGTCATCTTCGCGCATGGGCGGATCACCGGCATCCAGCCGCTCGACGAGCCTGCCACCCCCGGCGAGGCACTGGTCGACGGCAAGGGCGGCACCCTGCTTGCGGGCCTGCACGACATGCATTCGCACATCGGGCTGGAATCGGCGATGCTCTACATCGCGGCGGGCGTGACCTCCGTGCGCGACATGGGCAACCACAACGACTTCCTCCCGGGCCTGATCGACCGCATCGGCAAGGGCGAAGTGGCGGGCCCGCGCATCACCGCCAACGGCTTCCTCGAAGGCCGCAGTCCGTACTCGGCGCGCCACGGCATCGTGGTGGACAGCGAGGCGGCGGCGCTGGACGCGGTGCGCTGGTATGCGGCGCGCGGCTACTGGCAGATCAAGATCTACAACAGCATGAACCCGGCGTGGGTGCCCGCCATCGCGCAGGAGGCAAAGCGGCTGGGCATGGGGCTGACCGGCCACGTCCCCGCCTTCACCAATGCCGATGCGATGATCGCGGCGGGCTATGACGAGATCACCCACATCAACCAGTTGATGCTGGGCTGGGTGCTCGACATCAAGGAGGACACCCGCACTCCGCTGCGCCTGACCGCGATGCGGCGCACGGCGGGGCTGGACCTCGACACGCCGCGCGTGAAGGCGACGCTGGACACGATGGTCGCGAAGCACATCGCGCTCGATCCGACTGCGGTGACGCTCGAACTGCTGATGCTCAGCCGCGACGGCAAGCCTGCTCCGGCGGTGGCGAGCTACATCGACCACCTGCCGATCGGCCTCCAGCGCCGCCGCCGGCAGGGCATCGCCCCGCTGACCGAGCCGGGCGACGATGCGGCCTATCAGGGCGCGTTCGACGCGGTGAAGCGCGTGGTGAAACGCCTGCACGACCGCGGCGTCACGCTGCTGCCGGGCACCGACGACGGCACCGGCCTGTCGGTCCACCGCGAGCTGGAGATCTACGGAGAGGCGGGCATTCCCGCCGCCGACGTCCTGCGCATCGGCACCATCGGACCGGAGCGCTACATGGGCAACGATCAGGAACTGGGCTCGATCGAGCGCGGCAAGCGGGCGGACTTCCTGCTGCTGCCGGGCAATCCGCTGGCCGACCTTACCGAACTGCATCGCATCGCCATGGTGGTGAAGGACGGCACGATCTACTTCCCCTCGGAGATCTACCCGGCGTTCGGCGTGAAGCCCTTTGCCGAGGCCCCCGCGATCACCCTGCCGACCACGAAGCCCGCTCCCGCCACCACCAGCGGCGGCGACAGCCACGACGCGGCCGACGAATTTCTGTGA
- a CDS encoding APC family permease, with protein sequence MSDEGNLAKGIDLWGVVALGLGTAVGVSIFSAIAPATAIAGPAMLLSVLVAALPMYLIAVSYAFLGSALPVSGASFAWPARFLHPALGFLIAWARIIANMGAMVVLALVLVRYGSMILPLPVKPTMFAVLVLALLANLFGVHIAATVQKWLLGAMLILFAVFIAWGGSTAVDLSRLQPLFPNGLHGMIAAMPLLMGLFFGIEAATEAGAEVADSRRAIPLGIALSIGSATLLYLAVGFVALGVMGAPALGASEAPILDAAKVFMGPVATPLIVLAAVLSIGKSLNAMFAMFSRSLYAMGTAGMLPAALGRVHPRWQTPHIALLAVFAIGCAGLLLPMELTFLFLAVNIPNLLKYASICLSAARVVERHDDLYEAAAFKFARPTMRTFAYAGAACALALALVGLEADWRPYALLGGWVLAGAAFRWLHTRARG encoded by the coding sequence GTGAGCGACGAGGGCAATCTCGCCAAGGGCATCGACCTGTGGGGCGTGGTCGCGCTGGGCCTTGGCACGGCGGTCGGCGTCTCGATCTTCTCGGCCATCGCGCCCGCCACCGCCATCGCGGGACCGGCGATGCTGCTCTCGGTGCTGGTCGCGGCACTGCCGATGTACCTGATCGCGGTGAGCTATGCCTTCCTCGGCTCCGCCCTGCCGGTGTCGGGAGCGTCTTTCGCATGGCCCGCGCGGTTCCTGCATCCCGCGCTCGGCTTCCTCATCGCCTGGGCGCGGATCATCGCCAACATGGGGGCGATGGTGGTGCTGGCGCTCGTCCTCGTGCGCTACGGCTCGATGATCCTGCCGCTGCCGGTCAAGCCGACGATGTTCGCGGTGCTGGTGCTGGCGCTACTGGCCAACCTCTTCGGCGTCCACATCGCCGCGACCGTCCAGAAGTGGCTGCTCGGCGCAATGCTGATCCTGTTCGCGGTGTTCATCGCCTGGGGCGGGAGCACGGCGGTCGACCTGTCGCGCCTCCAGCCCCTGTTCCCCAACGGCCTTCACGGCATGATCGCGGCGATGCCGCTGCTGATGGGCCTGTTCTTCGGCATCGAGGCCGCCACCGAGGCGGGCGCGGAAGTGGCGGACAGCCGCCGCGCCATCCCGCTCGGCATCGCGTTGTCGATTGGCTCGGCGACGCTGCTCTACCTTGCCGTCGGCTTCGTCGCGCTCGGCGTGATGGGCGCGCCTGCGCTCGGGGCCAGCGAGGCGCCGATCCTCGACGCGGCCAAGGTCTTCATGGGACCGGTGGCGACGCCGCTGATCGTGCTGGCGGCGGTGCTGTCCATCGGCAAGTCGCTGAACGCCATGTTCGCGATGTTCAGCCGCAGCCTCTATGCGATGGGCACGGCGGGGATGCTGCCCGCTGCGCTGGGCCGCGTTCATCCGCGCTGGCAGACGCCGCACATCGCGCTGCTGGCGGTCTTCGCCATCGGCTGCGCGGGGCTGTTGCTGCCGATGGAACTGACCTTCCTGTTCCTTGCCGTGAACATCCCCAACCTGCTGAAGTACGCCAGCATCTGCCTTTCCGCTGCCCGCGTGGTGGAGCGGCACGACGACCTCTACGAAGCCGCCGCCTTCAAGTTCGCCCGCCCGACGATGCGCACCTTCGCCTATGCAGGTGCGGCCTGCGCGCTGGCCCTTGCGCTGGTGGGGCTGGAGGCCGACTGGCGGCCCTATGCCCTGCTCGGCGGCTGGGTACTGGCAGGCGCCGCGTTCCGCTGGCTGCACACCCGCGCCCGGGGTTGA
- a CDS encoding ornithine cyclodeaminase family protein: MKRDELTIFDSEAVRERLSYADCIRVVREAMMALSAGETRQLLRTMLSLGQGRTFAQMPGALGERDMFGTKTISVFADPNLPGLRRHRGLVVLFEPEEGRPVCVADAEEITHIRTAAATAVATDALARPDARTLLIVGTGGQAHTHLKALPLVRDFDRVLIWGRSLEKADALATEYPHLNAEAVADLRAAAGEADVICTLTTASQPVLLGEWVKPGTHVNLVGSSGPGPVEVDSALVVNSRYVADSRASALDAAAEFLVAKEQDLIDDAHIVAEIGEVLLGRVPGRRSEWDITVYKSLGHAVQDLAAAAHLYRSSLA; encoded by the coding sequence ATGAAGCGCGACGAGCTGACGATCTTCGACAGCGAGGCGGTGCGTGAACGGCTGTCCTATGCCGACTGCATCCGCGTGGTGCGCGAGGCGATGATGGCGCTTTCCGCCGGGGAGACGCGGCAGCTTCTGCGCACGATGCTCTCGCTCGGGCAGGGCCGCACGTTCGCCCAGATGCCCGGAGCGCTGGGTGAGCGGGACATGTTCGGCACCAAGACCATCAGCGTCTTCGCCGATCCGAACTTGCCGGGCCTCAGGCGTCATCGCGGCCTCGTCGTGCTGTTCGAGCCCGAGGAGGGCCGCCCGGTCTGCGTGGCCGACGCCGAGGAGATCACCCATATCCGCACCGCCGCCGCCACCGCCGTGGCGACCGACGCGCTGGCGCGGCCCGATGCGCGCACCCTGCTGATCGTCGGCACCGGCGGGCAGGCGCACACGCACCTCAAGGCGCTGCCGCTGGTGCGCGATTTCGACCGGGTGCTGATCTGGGGTCGCTCGCTGGAAAAGGCCGATGCGCTGGCTACCGAGTACCCGCACCTGAACGCCGAGGCCGTGGCGGACCTGCGCGCGGCGGCGGGCGAGGCGGACGTGATCTGCACGCTGACCACCGCGTCGCAGCCGGTTCTGCTGGGCGAGTGGGTGAAGCCCGGCACCCACGTCAACCTCGTCGGCTCCAGCGGTCCGGGGCCGGTGGAAGTGGACAGCGCGCTCGTCGTCAACAGCCGCTACGTGGCGGACAGCCGCGCCTCCGCGCTCGATGCGGCGGCGGAGTTCCTCGTCGCGAAGGAGCAGGATCTGATCGACGACGCGCACATCGTCGCCGAGATCGGCGAAGTGCTGCTCGGCCGCGTGCCCGGTCGCCGTTCCGAATGGGACATCACCGTCTACAAGTCGCTCGGCCATGCGGTGCAGGATCTTGCCGCCGCCGCCCATCTCTACCGGAGTTCGCTCGCTTGA
- a CDS encoding DMT family transporter has translation MPVDTLRLQAHAQADAAPGLWNRPYLLLTLAASLWASNFVLGRALPAGMAPVSLSFWRWTLALPLALPFAWPHLRADLPALRRGWPVLLLLAALGLAGSNTLAYMALRLTDATSALLVQSAMPTAIVACGVLLFRDRVSLQQLGAMAFALVGVLFVVLAKPGAGGALNAGTLLAGAAMLSQSCYATLLRRRPRIHPASFLFLSFAAAALLMLPFQIAAGTPLPLGDARAMAALGYLALGPSVLAFFLFNRGVALVGSGRAGLFFYLMPVFGTVFAVVLLGERISLAGLGGFVLVGVGFVLSGRRR, from the coding sequence ATGCCGGTCGACACCCTCCGGTTGCAGGCCCATGCGCAGGCGGACGCCGCGCCGGGGCTCTGGAACCGCCCCTATCTGCTGCTCACGCTCGCCGCATCGCTGTGGGCGAGCAACTTCGTGCTGGGCCGCGCGCTGCCGGCCGGGATGGCGCCGGTGAGCCTGTCGTTCTGGCGCTGGACGCTGGCCCTGCCGCTCGCGCTGCCGTTTGCGTGGCCGCACCTGCGGGCCGACCTTCCGGCGCTGCGGCGGGGCTGGCCGGTCCTGCTGCTGCTCGCCGCGCTCGGCCTCGCAGGGAGCAACACCTTGGCCTACATGGCGCTGCGCCTGACCGACGCGACATCGGCGCTGCTCGTCCAGTCGGCGATGCCCACCGCCATCGTCGCCTGCGGTGTCCTGCTGTTCCGCGACCGGGTGAGCCTGCAGCAGCTTGGCGCGATGGCCTTCGCGCTGGTCGGCGTGCTGTTCGTGGTGCTGGCCAAGCCCGGCGCGGGCGGCGCGCTCAACGCGGGGACGCTGCTGGCGGGGGCGGCGATGCTCTCCCAGTCGTGCTACGCGACCCTGCTGCGCCGTCGCCCGCGCATTCATCCGGCGAGCTTTCTGTTCCTCTCCTTCGCCGCCGCCGCGCTGCTGATGCTGCCGTTCCAGATCGCCGCAGGCACGCCGCTGCCGCTGGGCGACGCGCGGGCGATGGCCGCGCTCGGCTACCTCGCGCTCGGGCCGTCGGTGCTGGCGTTCTTCCTGTTCAACCGGGGCGTCGCGCTGGTCGGATCAGGACGCGCGGGGCTGTTCTTCTACCTCATGCCGGTGTTCGGCACCGTGTTTGCTGTGGTGCTGCTGGGCGAGCGGATAAGCCTTGCCGGATTGGGCGGCTTCGTGCTCGTCGGCGTGGGGTTCGTGCTGTCGGGAAGGCGGCGTTAG
- a CDS encoding peptidase M61 yields MPDRRIALSLLAALPTLTFAPAAQAAPEPTLRVTLAPAKPDALQHVPYVDVTVVAEGMSRAEGAPLLRLPLVANTVVTSGAAITGLTVRDGNGALIPRIEDVEEDGSNRTRFWRAPRAVDGALTLRYRVPIDAAAPPLALPQYEMRTELGGFSAAGNAFLILPDDETPRRTSVKWDFSAYGPGGKGISSLGVGDATSRTALPAGKLASMYYMGGRPGTYPTDKDGFFAAWQGTPPFPMAPLMTWASDLHRYYGTFFGYAPPGFGVFGRTNQRNPGSGIGLTDSFAFTFNHTSKPADLRSLLAHEMLHAWVNSLESSMDAAGGLDRSWFGEGLAVHYQRLLPYRAGLISAEDFLADLNETAGRYYTNIKIAVPNADIPAGFWRDTRIRVLPYDRGSLYFAATDAAIRKASGGKRSLDDLVRTMLAERRAGRPMDEALYRRLLKADLGDEGIAAFEAMLKGGTVLPPSDAFGPQFRRVEKPLKRFDLGFAPASLLARPKIVKGLIPGSNAEAAGLRDGDEILNTFSQDGLQGDQAAFLSLEVKRGGEVLNLRYQPRGETVSAYQWEMAR; encoded by the coding sequence ATGCCCGATCGCCGTATCGCCCTTTCCCTGCTCGCCGCGCTGCCGACATTGACCTTCGCCCCTGCCGCACAGGCCGCGCCGGAGCCCACGCTGCGCGTCACCCTCGCCCCCGCGAAGCCGGATGCGCTGCAGCACGTCCCCTATGTCGACGTGACGGTAGTGGCGGAGGGCATGTCCCGCGCCGAGGGTGCGCCCCTCCTGCGCCTGCCGCTCGTCGCCAACACCGTCGTCACCAGCGGCGCCGCGATCACCGGCCTGACCGTGCGCGACGGCAATGGCGCCCTCATCCCGCGCATCGAGGACGTGGAGGAGGACGGCTCCAACCGCACCCGCTTCTGGCGCGCGCCGCGCGCCGTGGATGGCGCGCTGACCCTGCGCTATCGCGTCCCCATCGACGCCGCTGCGCCCCCGCTCGCGCTGCCGCAGTACGAGATGCGCACCGAACTCGGCGGCTTCTCGGCGGCGGGCAACGCCTTCCTGATCCTCCCCGACGACGAGACCCCGCGCAGGACCAGCGTGAAATGGGACTTTTCCGCCTATGGCCCCGGCGGCAAGGGCATCTCCAGCCTCGGCGTGGGCGATGCGACGAGCCGCACCGCGCTGCCCGCAGGCAAGCTGGCCTCGATGTACTACATGGGCGGCCGCCCGGGCACCTATCCGACCGACAAGGACGGCTTCTTTGCCGCATGGCAGGGCACGCCGCCCTTCCCGATGGCGCCGCTGATGACCTGGGCCTCGGACCTCCATCGCTATTACGGCACGTTCTTCGGCTATGCCCCACCCGGCTTCGGCGTGTTCGGCCGGACCAACCAGCGCAATCCCGGCAGCGGCATCGGCCTGACCGACAGCTTCGCCTTCACCTTCAACCACACCTCGAAACCCGCCGACCTGCGCTCGCTGCTGGCGCACGAGATGCTCCATGCCTGGGTGAACTCGCTCGAATCCTCGATGGATGCGGCAGGCGGGCTCGACCGGTCGTGGTTCGGCGAGGGGCTGGCGGTCCATTACCAGCGCCTGCTGCCCTACCGCGCGGGCCTGATCTCGGCAGAGGATTTCCTGGCGGACCTCAACGAGACGGCAGGCCGCTACTACACCAACATCAAGATCGCCGTGCCCAACGCCGATATCCCGGCGGGCTTCTGGCGCGACACCCGCATCCGCGTGCTGCCCTATGACCGCGGTTCGCTCTACTTCGCCGCCACCGACGCGGCGATCCGCAAGGCCTCCGGCGGCAAGCGCTCGCTCGACGACCTCGTGCGCACCATGCTGGCCGAACGTCGCGCGGGACGGCCGATGGACGAGGCGCTCTATCGCCGGCTGCTGAAGGCCGACCTCGGCGACGAAGGCATCGCCGCTTTCGAGGCGATGCTGAAGGGCGGCACCGTGCTGCCGCCGTCCGACGCCTTCGGCCCGCAGTTCCGCCGCGTGGAAAAGCCGCTGAAGCGCTTCGACCTCGGCTTCGCCCCCGCCTCGCTGCTTGCGCGCCCGAAGATCGTGAAGGGCCTGATCCCCGGCTCGAACGCCGAGGCCGCCGGGCTGCGCGACGGGGACGAGATCCTCAACACCTTCTCGCAGGACGGCCTGCAGGGCGACCAGGCGGCGTTCCTGTCGCTGGAAGTGAAGCGCGGCGGCGAGGTGCTGAACCTGCGCTACCAACCACGCGGCGAAACGGTATCCGCCTACCAGTGGGAGATGGCGCGCTAA
- a CDS encoding S10 family peptidase, whose amino-acid sequence MRICWTLTLAAMLASTSVAAQEAPAVAAKLEGRAEQTLKVGGKRLAYTAEAGTFPVSSAPGKTDASAGYVAYVRKGAAADRPVLFVFNGGPGAASAYLQMGALGPMRAHVPQDPAAPLPTEAEVAPNPASVLDMADLVFLDPPGTGFSEIAKDADAAFYQSVKGDADAVAQLARAWLAENRRTASPLFILGESYGTIRAAAMVDALHAQDAALKVRGVLLFGQALNMIETSQRPDNVVTYPVSLPTLAALACYHHKRPAPCDPAASAQDAAAFGPSYLDALYKGRVLDEAARKAVAAKLADLTGIPAEFYLTHDLRISKERFRVELLRTEGKVLGRYDARYTAPRPADAGEMVGPDAFSAVSDLYGKAVIGQLASIGVQNPERYKVIARFPGEWSYGAGDSPFNDWPFMARLEAAMAAEPRLRLFVGTGLYDLTTTVGAADYLFAQSSLTGDRFVNHRYPAGHVAYSDDASWRKFVADIRAFITEGVKP is encoded by the coding sequence ATGCGCATCTGCTGGACCCTGACGCTGGCCGCCATGCTGGCGAGCACATCGGTTGCCGCGCAGGAAGCGCCGGCGGTTGCGGCGAAGCTCGAAGGCCGCGCCGAGCAGACCCTGAAGGTCGGCGGCAAGCGCCTTGCCTACACGGCGGAGGCAGGCACCTTCCCGGTATCGAGCGCGCCGGGCAAGACCGATGCGAGCGCGGGCTATGTCGCCTACGTGCGGAAGGGCGCGGCGGCGGATCGCCCCGTGCTGTTCGTGTTCAACGGCGGCCCTGGCGCGGCTTCGGCCTATCTGCAGATGGGCGCGCTCGGCCCGATGCGGGCGCATGTGCCGCAGGATCCCGCCGCGCCCTTGCCCACCGAGGCGGAAGTCGCCCCCAACCCGGCCTCTGTGCTCGACATGGCCGACCTCGTGTTCCTCGACCCGCCGGGCACCGGGTTCTCAGAGATCGCGAAGGATGCGGACGCCGCCTTCTACCAGTCGGTGAAGGGCGATGCCGACGCCGTGGCGCAGCTCGCCCGCGCCTGGCTGGCCGAGAACCGCCGCACGGCCTCACCGCTGTTCATCCTCGGCGAGAGCTACGGCACGATCCGCGCCGCCGCCATGGTAGACGCGCTCCATGCGCAGGATGCGGCGCTCAAGGTGCGCGGCGTGCTGCTGTTCGGGCAGGCGCTCAACATGATCGAGACCTCGCAGCGGCCCGACAACGTCGTGACCTATCCGGTCTCGCTGCCGACCCTCGCCGCGCTGGCCTGCTATCATCACAAGCGCCCCGCACCCTGCGATCCCGCCGCGAGTGCGCAGGATGCCGCCGCGTTCGGCCCCTCCTATCTCGACGCGCTCTACAAGGGCCGCGTGCTGGACGAGGCAGCGCGCAAGGCCGTCGCCGCGAAGCTGGCGGACCTCACCGGCATCCCGGCCGAATTCTACCTCACGCACGACCTGCGCATCTCCAAGGAGCGCTTCCGCGTCGAGCTCCTCCGTACCGAGGGCAAGGTGCTGGGCCGCTATGATGCGCGCTACACCGCGCCGCGCCCTGCGGATGCGGGCGAGATGGTCGGCCCCGATGCCTTCTCCGCCGTGTCGGACCTCTACGGCAAGGCCGTGATCGGCCAGCTTGCGAGCATCGGCGTCCAGAACCCCGAGCGCTACAAGGTGATCGCCCGCTTTCCCGGAGAGTGGTCCTATGGCGCGGGTGACAGCCCGTTCAACGACTGGCCGTTCATGGCCCGCCTCGAAGCCGCGATGGCAGCCGAGCCCAGGCTGCGGCTCTTCGTCGGCACCGGTCTCTATGACCTGACGACTACGGTCGGCGCGGCGGACTACCTGTTCGCGCAGTCGAGCCTGACCGGCGACCGCTTCGTCAACCACCGCTATCCCGCCGGGCACGTCGCCTATTCGGACGACGCAAGCTGGCGAAAGTTCGTGGCCGACATCCGCGCCTTCATCACCGAGGGCGTGAAGCCGTGA